From the Streptomyces pluripotens genome, one window contains:
- a CDS encoding FAD-binding oxidoreductase, translating to MERRTFIWGSAAALATTALTACGASGSPSASAAAHAGTPSGPSSPTSTKTTNATTNATAGSTTGATTGVRAAANWTALAHDLDGTLVRPGDASWKTAHQLYNTRFDDLRPAAVAYAAHPGDIRTVLAYARAHGIRVSIRNGGHSYAGYSSGDNRLIVDVSRLNRVRVSGAEAVVGAGSKLIDVYRGLAAKGVTIPAGSCPTVGVSGLVLGGGHGVASRAYGLTCDSLTRATLITADGTQVTADANQHSDLFWALRGAGNGNFGVVTELHFRTHPAPQAVTAYLTWPWAKAAAVLRAWQEWGPSQPDEIWSALHLSCSPGRTPAISVACFSLGTYGELQNAVDGLAHQAGADASSVSLHRRGYEEAMEIYAGCSSFSVDAQCHLPGSSPGRSLQGRLDRETYAARSDFFDRSLSAAGIQTVLDQIRSVRGGAGSIAFTALGGAVNRVSPTATAFVHRRSRMLAQYIVSWGAGSSGAAARSWLASAHGAMQPYASGAAYQNYTDPTLRNWREAYYGAAAAKLTRVKEQYDPTRFFSYPQGL from the coding sequence ATGGAACGGCGTACGTTCATCTGGGGCAGCGCCGCTGCCCTTGCGACGACCGCACTGACCGCGTGCGGCGCGAGTGGCAGCCCTTCCGCCTCAGCGGCAGCACACGCCGGCACGCCGTCCGGCCCATCGTCCCCCACGTCCACGAAGACCACCAACGCGACCACCAACGCGACCGCAGGCTCGACCACCGGTGCGACCACCGGCGTGAGGGCCGCCGCGAACTGGACGGCCCTCGCCCACGACCTGGACGGAACCCTGGTCCGGCCCGGCGACGCCTCTTGGAAGACGGCGCACCAGCTGTACAACACCCGCTTCGATGACCTCAGACCCGCCGCGGTGGCCTACGCCGCGCACCCCGGTGACATCCGCACCGTCCTGGCCTACGCCCGCGCCCACGGGATCCGGGTGTCCATACGCAACGGCGGCCACTCCTACGCGGGCTACTCCTCCGGCGACAACCGTCTGATCGTCGACGTATCCAGGCTGAACCGGGTCCGGGTCAGTGGCGCGGAGGCAGTGGTGGGCGCCGGTTCCAAACTGATCGACGTCTACCGCGGGCTAGCCGCGAAGGGCGTGACCATACCCGCGGGCTCTTGCCCCACGGTCGGCGTCTCCGGCCTGGTGCTCGGCGGTGGCCACGGGGTCGCCTCCCGCGCCTACGGACTGACCTGCGACAGCCTCACCCGTGCCACCCTGATCACGGCGGACGGCACCCAGGTCACCGCCGACGCGAACCAGCACTCCGACCTCTTCTGGGCGCTGCGCGGGGCCGGTAACGGCAACTTCGGCGTGGTCACCGAGTTGCACTTCAGGACCCACCCGGCACCGCAGGCAGTCACCGCGTACCTGACGTGGCCGTGGGCGAAGGCCGCCGCAGTGCTGAGGGCCTGGCAGGAGTGGGGCCCCAGCCAGCCCGACGAGATCTGGTCCGCACTGCACCTGTCATGTTCGCCTGGCCGCACCCCGGCCATCTCGGTGGCCTGCTTCTCCCTGGGCACCTACGGCGAACTCCAGAACGCCGTTGACGGCCTGGCCCACCAGGCCGGCGCCGACGCCTCCTCGGTCTCCCTGCACCGCCGCGGCTACGAGGAGGCGATGGAGATCTACGCCGGCTGCTCCTCCTTCTCCGTCGACGCCCAGTGCCACCTGCCCGGCTCCTCCCCCGGCCGTTCCCTGCAGGGCAGGCTGGACCGCGAGACCTACGCGGCCCGCTCCGACTTCTTCGACCGCTCCCTGTCCGCGGCGGGCATCCAGACCGTGCTCGACCAGATCCGCTCGGTGCGGGGCGGCGCGGGCAGCATCGCGTTCACGGCTCTCGGCGGGGCGGTCAACCGGGTCTCCCCCACGGCGACCGCCTTCGTCCACCGCCGCTCCCGGATGCTGGCCCAGTACATCGTCTCCTGGGGTGCGGGCTCCTCCGGCGCTGCCGCCCGCTCCTGGCTGGCCTCGGCGCACGGCGCGATGCAGCCGTACGCATCCGGAGCCGCCTACCAGAACTACACCGACCCGACCCTGAGGAACTGGCGCGAGGCGTACTACGGGGCTGCCGCGGCCAAGCTGACCAGGGTGAAGGAGCAGTACGACCCGACGAGGTTCTTCTCCTACCCGCAGGGGCTGTAG
- a CDS encoding NlpC/P60 family protein, whose translation MTVHKAWIAAGAGLGVALAFVMLLVVGVYVVAGNLVNGVVSGSRGLAKGAVPAAYKPLVQTWGNLCPALSPPLLAAQLYQESGWNPTVVSPADARGIAQFIPSTWATHGIDGNGDGKRDIWDPNDAIPSAASYDCELAKYVKDVPGDVSDNMLAAYNAGAYRVIKAGGVPPIRETQNYVKRIRSLEQSFAAPVHRIDPTRQAAGAIAFAQKKLGTPYLWGGEGTPEQGGRFDCSGLTQAAYASVGIDLPRVANDQYNAGPHPARDQLLPGDLVFFSNDLTDSRAIHHVGIYVGGGYMIDAPRTGAVIRFDPVDTHDYFGATRVTEDGAKALPAKV comes from the coding sequence TTGACGGTGCATAAGGCGTGGATCGCGGCTGGTGCCGGTCTCGGAGTCGCGCTCGCGTTCGTGATGCTGCTCGTCGTCGGCGTGTACGTCGTCGCAGGGAACCTGGTCAACGGGGTCGTCTCGGGCAGCCGGGGACTGGCCAAGGGGGCCGTTCCGGCCGCCTACAAGCCGCTCGTGCAGACATGGGGCAACCTGTGCCCCGCGCTCAGTCCGCCCCTGCTCGCCGCCCAGCTGTACCAGGAGAGTGGCTGGAACCCAACCGTCGTCAGCCCTGCCGACGCGCGGGGAATCGCCCAGTTCATCCCCAGCACCTGGGCCACACACGGCATCGACGGCAACGGCGACGGCAAGCGTGACATCTGGGACCCGAACGACGCGATTCCGTCGGCTGCTTCGTACGACTGCGAACTCGCCAAGTACGTCAAGGACGTTCCCGGCGACGTCTCGGACAACATGCTCGCCGCCTACAACGCCGGTGCCTACCGGGTGATAAAGGCGGGCGGGGTTCCGCCGATCCGGGAGACGCAGAACTACGTGAAGCGAATCCGCAGCCTGGAGCAGAGCTTCGCCGCACCAGTCCATCGGATCGACCCGACCCGACAGGCCGCGGGCGCGATCGCCTTCGCCCAGAAGAAGCTCGGCACCCCCTATCTGTGGGGCGGCGAGGGGACCCCCGAACAGGGCGGTCGCTTCGACTGCTCGGGGCTGACCCAGGCCGCGTACGCGAGCGTCGGCATCGACCTGCCCCGGGTCGCCAACGACCAGTACAACGCGGGACCACACCCCGCGCGGGATCAACTGCTCCCGGGTGACCTGGTGTTCTTCTCCAACGACCTCACTGACTCCCGCGCCATCCATCATGTGGGCATCTACGTCGGCGGCGGGTACATGATCGACGCACCACGCACGGGTGCCGTGATCCGGTTCGACCCGGTCGACACCCATGATTACTTCGGTGCTACCAGGGTCACCGAAGATGGCGCAAAAGCGCTCCCCGCCAAGGTGTGA
- a CDS encoding HAD family hydrolase: MTTDPVRAAFFDVDDTLITCKSMLAFLGFHWGREGRTPARLTAARAALDHQLRSGVPREQVNRAYYRLLRGSREADLEQSGRLWFAHENPRGLFHPPVREALRRHHRAGDLTILLSGSFTACLAPIGQAVAADFVVCTTPETADGLLTGELTDRPMIGRAKAEAAHRIMTAFALDPADCHAYADDASDLPVLTSVGHPVVVGSDPVLTSRATQHDWPRLPGPALNGLLPRAA, encoded by the coding sequence ATGACCACCGATCCCGTCAGAGCCGCGTTCTTCGACGTCGACGACACGCTCATCACCTGCAAGAGCATGCTGGCCTTCCTCGGTTTCCACTGGGGCCGCGAGGGCCGCACCCCCGCCCGGCTGACCGCGGCACGGGCCGCGCTCGACCACCAGCTCCGCTCGGGCGTGCCCCGTGAGCAGGTCAACCGCGCCTACTACCGGCTGCTGCGCGGCAGCCGCGAGGCGGACCTGGAGCAGAGCGGCCGCCTCTGGTTCGCCCACGAGAACCCCCGCGGCCTCTTCCACCCACCGGTCCGCGAGGCCTTGCGACGGCACCACCGCGCCGGTGACCTCACGATCCTGCTCTCCGGTTCCTTCACCGCCTGCCTGGCACCGATCGGCCAGGCAGTGGCGGCCGACTTCGTCGTCTGCACGACCCCCGAGACCGCAGACGGTCTCCTGACCGGCGAGCTGACCGACCGTCCGATGATCGGTCGGGCCAAGGCGGAAGCGGCACACCGCATCATGACGGCGTTCGCGCTGGATCCGGCCGACTGCCACGCCTACGCGGACGACGCGAGCGATCTGCCCGTACTCACGAGCGTGGGCCATCCGGTGGTGGTGGGCAGCGATCCGGTCCTGACCTCCCGGGCCACCCAGCACGACTGGCCCCGTCTGCCGGGCCCCGCCCTGAACGGCCTGTTGCCGCGGGCGGCCTGA
- a CDS encoding phosphatase PAP2 family protein, with amino-acid sequence MAVLAESGSNPDVDLLYDINGLAKTAPGWFDRLMAFVGEYGLLLAMVLLVLWCWWSVRRKGGEEAASSVAALVWAPLAAGLAVLVNVPIRGFVERPRPFHDHQGLDVLVSGKTDFSFVSDHATITMALGVGLFVAHRRFGIVGIGLALLEGFCRVFMGVHYPTDVVGGLALGTAVVLLLSPLAAALLTPLMRAVERSPRAGWLVRPRPAAGGRDRDTRPPGARTPAETEERDLAA; translated from the coding sequence ATGGCTGTACTCGCCGAGTCCGGATCGAACCCCGACGTCGACCTGCTCTACGACATCAACGGCCTGGCGAAGACCGCGCCCGGATGGTTCGACCGGCTCATGGCGTTCGTCGGAGAGTACGGGCTGCTCCTGGCCATGGTGCTGCTGGTGCTCTGGTGCTGGTGGTCCGTACGGCGGAAGGGCGGTGAGGAGGCGGCGTCCTCGGTGGCCGCCCTGGTGTGGGCCCCGCTCGCGGCCGGCCTCGCGGTGCTGGTGAACGTACCGATCCGGGGCTTCGTCGAACGCCCCCGCCCCTTCCACGACCACCAGGGCCTGGACGTCCTGGTCTCCGGCAAGACCGACTTCTCCTTCGTCAGTGACCACGCGACGATCACCATGGCTCTCGGCGTCGGGCTCTTCGTCGCCCACCGCAGATTCGGCATCGTGGGGATCGGGCTCGCTCTGCTGGAGGGGTTCTGTCGGGTGTTCATGGGCGTGCACTACCCAACCGACGTCGTCGGCGGACTCGCGCTGGGCACGGCGGTCGTCCTGCTCCTGTCCCCGCTGGCCGCGGCCCTGCTCACCCCGCTGATGCGGGCCGTGGAGCGCTCACCGCGGGCCGGATGGCTCGTACGCCCCCGGCCGGCGGCCGGGGGCCGCGACCGGGACACCCGGCCGCCCGGCGCGAGGACCCCCGCGGAAACCGAGGAGCGCGACCTGGCGGCGTGA
- a CDS encoding ScbR family autoregulator-binding transcription factor, with the protein MPGSRAEPKQERARRTRAHILRMAAELFAERGYATVTLQDVAERASMTKGAVYFHYKNKEDLAVAVVQEHYARWPVLLEEVSSRELPPYEALVAVLDRVTEAFRDDVVVQAGARLQIERSLIDADLPKPYIGWEDYLTGLVEAIRKTGELRAGVTPSSAARVIVSAFFGMQHISDVLSRRADLAERYSELRTVVLEGLRD; encoded by the coding sequence ATGCCGGGAAGCAGGGCCGAGCCGAAGCAGGAACGAGCACGGCGAACCCGTGCCCACATCCTGCGGATGGCGGCTGAACTCTTCGCCGAACGCGGGTACGCCACGGTGACGCTGCAGGACGTCGCCGAACGGGCTTCGATGACCAAGGGGGCGGTGTACTTCCACTACAAGAACAAGGAGGATCTCGCCGTCGCCGTGGTCCAGGAGCACTACGCCCGCTGGCCGGTGCTCCTGGAGGAAGTCTCGTCGCGTGAGCTGCCGCCGTACGAGGCCCTCGTCGCCGTGCTGGACCGGGTCACCGAGGCCTTCCGTGACGACGTCGTGGTGCAGGCCGGCGCCCGGCTGCAGATCGAGCGGTCCCTCATCGACGCCGACCTGCCCAAGCCGTACATCGGCTGGGAGGACTACCTCACCGGCCTGGTCGAGGCGATCAGGAAGACCGGTGAGCTGCGCGCCGGGGTCACGCCGAGCTCGGCAGCCCGGGTCATCGTCTCCGCGTTCTTCGGCATGCAGCACATCTCCGACGTCCTCAGCAGGCGCGCCGATCTCGCGGAGCGGTACTCCGAGTTGCGGACGGTCGTGCTCGAAGGGCTGCGTGATTAG
- a CDS encoding LysR family transcriptional regulator, whose protein sequence is MDLQRLRTFREVARELSFTRAAHNLHYSQPTITAQIKGLEEAVGTQLFVRRGNRAVQLTSAGTRLCPYADRILDLVEAARTELHTGR, encoded by the coding sequence ATGGACCTGCAGCGTCTGCGCACCTTCCGCGAAGTGGCCCGCGAGCTGAGTTTCACCCGCGCGGCCCACAACCTGCACTACTCCCAGCCGACCATCACGGCCCAGATCAAGGGGCTGGAGGAGGCCGTCGGCACACAGCTGTTCGTGCGCCGCGGCAACCGCGCCGTCCAACTCACTTCGGCGGGCACCCGGCTGTGCCCGTACGCCGACCGGATCCTGGACCTGGTCGAGGCCGCCCGCACGGAGCTGCACACCGGGCGGTGA
- a CDS encoding ScbA/BarX family gamma-butyrolactone biosynthesis protein produces the protein MSVSTLPSMWAPVERARAGLTFDRTVPRQLVHRASVTEVFLTDGAQVASGRFLVGAQWPRHHSLYHPDQSGRCDFMLLAETVRQAGIFLMHRFYDVPLGRHFVFKSLDLHIDDLDALRVGDTPLGAVLDVSVTATGRPDGSRFDAQLDVTIEVGGQPCARSSVAVVMVDARRYEVVRHRGRDLTDVATVTPPATCSAAPVIAGRQDANVLLRTAADADSTTWLLHVDLQHPGYFEHPSDHVPGMMLLEAFRQAGHLTAASGCSLTSLEARFRSFGELFQSITIRSSAGPSGLLRLTAAQGERTLAEADALFIRD, from the coding sequence ATGTCTGTAAGCACACTGCCGTCCATGTGGGCTCCGGTGGAGCGCGCGCGGGCCGGTCTCACCTTCGACCGCACGGTTCCGCGCCAACTGGTGCACCGCGCCTCCGTCACCGAGGTTTTCCTCACCGACGGGGCACAGGTCGCCTCCGGCCGCTTCCTGGTGGGCGCCCAGTGGCCGCGCCACCACTCGCTCTACCATCCCGACCAGTCCGGACGCTGCGACTTCATGCTGCTCGCTGAAACGGTTCGGCAGGCCGGGATCTTCCTGATGCACCGCTTCTACGACGTCCCGCTGGGGCGCCACTTCGTCTTCAAGTCCCTCGACCTGCACATCGATGACCTGGACGCGCTGCGGGTGGGCGACACCCCGCTCGGTGCGGTCCTGGACGTCTCCGTGACGGCGACCGGCCGCCCGGACGGGAGCCGTTTCGACGCCCAGCTCGACGTCACCATCGAGGTCGGCGGCCAGCCCTGCGCACGCAGCTCGGTCGCCGTGGTCATGGTCGACGCACGCCGCTACGAGGTCGTGCGACACCGTGGCCGGGACCTCACCGATGTCGCCACGGTCACGCCCCCGGCGACATGCTCGGCGGCACCGGTCATCGCCGGCCGTCAGGACGCCAACGTACTGCTGCGCACAGCGGCCGACGCCGACTCCACCACCTGGCTGCTCCACGTCGACCTGCAGCACCCGGGCTACTTTGAGCACCCTTCGGACCACGTGCCCGGCATGATGCTGCTGGAGGCGTTCCGCCAGGCAGGCCACCTGACCGCAGCCAGCGGCTGTTCCCTCACCTCACTCGAAGCCCGGTTCCGGTCCTTCGGGGAACTGTTCCAGTCCATCACCATCCGCTCGTCCGCCGGCCCCAGCGGACTGCTGCGGCTGACCGCAGCACAGGGCGAGCGCACCCTCGCCGAAGCCGACGCCCTCTTCATCCGGGACTGA